The Oceanispirochaeta sp. genomic sequence GCCCGGAGGGAGAAGGGTTTACAATCCGGATTCAACTGCCAAACAAGGATGATAAATCATGAATGTTTCAAGGGTATATAAAAATAGTAGCTCCAAGGGTCTGGGTCTTCTGATCTTTCTGATTCTCTTTCTGTCTCTGAATTATCATGAGAAAACTCTGTTTTTTTCAGACTCTGACGATCAGGAGACGGCCCTGAGCAATGCTTTTCTGGAGAAAGAGTTTCCTCAGATGAAGAGCCGGAAAGAATCGGAGGAGCTGCCGGGCTGGACAGGAGTCAGAGATTCATCGGGAAATCTGCTGGCCTATTACACTGTCGCCCGGGAAAACAGCCGTCACAGCAGCGGCTATGCCGGATCGGTCCCGCTGTTTATCATCCTCAACCATCAAAAGATCATACAGGAAGTTCGCTTTCTGAAAAACAAGGAAACACGGCGCTTCATTGCCCGGCTTGATGCCCTTGATTTCATGAACTCCTGGACGGGTATGACCCTGAAGGAAGCAGCAGAGTCTCAGGTAGATACCGTATCCGGCGTCACTTTGACCAGCAGGACAGTCATTGATAACCTGAAAGAGGTTTTAAAAGACCCAGCCATGCCTCCCGTCCAGAGAGTACAGGGATACCGTAAAATTGTGATACCCCTGGCAGAAGGACTTCTCCTGCTCTTTGGCCTGTTCAGTTTCTTTAATAAAAATCTAAGAAAATTCAGAACCCCGTTCCTGATAACACTGATTGCTGTATTCGGATTTGCCGGAGGCGACTTCATTTCCCTGTCCATGCTG encodes the following:
- a CDS encoding 4Fe-4S binding protein — protein: MNVSRVYKNSSSKGLGLLIFLILFLSLNYHEKTLFFSDSDDQETALSNAFLEKEFPQMKSRKESEELPGWTGVRDSSGNLLAYYTVARENSRHSSGYAGSVPLFIILNHQKIIQEVRFLKNKETRRFIARLDALDFMNSWTGMTLKEAAESQVDTVSGVTLTSRTVIDNLKEVLKDPAMPPVQRVQGYRKIVIPLAEGLLLLFGLFSFFNKNLRKFRTPFLITLIAVFGFAGGDFISLSMLRGYLTGAVPFLGNPILWILLILSLVLPLITNKAFYCSQLCPFGALQELAGKIPFPPRKVPLHLRRYLSSFRTLLFGVLALIIIMDYSLDLSLVEPFAAFLYTVAAPITLVLAMVSLVLSLFYRKPWCRWFCPTGQFLEYLRSDQ